The genomic stretch TCGCGGGCTGGCGCACGGCGTTCGCGGCGATGGGGGTGCTCGCCCTGGCCCTGCTCGCGCTGCTGGCCGCGACGGTGCCACCGCTGCCCGGCGAGGCCCGCGGCGCCCGTGCCGGACAGCTCTCAGGGCCGCTGAAGGTCGCCCTGGTCCTGACGGTCCTGATCGTGTCCGGCCACTTCGCGGCCTACACCTACGTCCGTCCGTTCCTGGAGCAGGTGGCGCACGCCGGTCCCGCGCTGGTGAGCACGGCGTTGCTCGTGTACGGCGCCGCGGGCGTGCTGGGCAACTTCGCCGCCGGGGCCCGGGCGGCCAGGAACCCCCAGCCGGTCCTGATCATGCTGGCCGCCCTCATGGCCCTGGCCACGGCGGCGCTGCCGCTGCTCGGCCTGCCGCTGGCCGCGCTCGTGGTGTGGGGGCTCGGCTACGGCGGCGTGGGCGTGACGCTGCAGCTGTGGATCATGCGGGAGGGCGGCGGCGAACTGGGCACGGCGCTCTTCGTCGCCGCCTTCAACCTCTCCATCGCGCTCGGCGCGCTGGCCGGCGGCCGGATCGTGGACGGTGTGTCGATCTCGGCGGTGATGTGGCTGGGAGCCGCTCTCAGCGTGCTGGCCGCGGTCGTCGCTGGCATGTGGGGCAGGAGTAGGACGACCGGTTCATGAACGCCTCCCGCCTGATCGGGGTGCCGCAGCGGGAGCACGGCAGGTCGCGCCGCCCGTACACCTCCAGGGAGCGGTCGAAGTAGCCGCTCTCGCCGTTGACGTTGACGTAGAGG from Nonomuraea polychroma encodes the following:
- a CDS encoding MFS transporter — protein: MTTTLVPAPVRARWLAVSSLAVGTFTLVTSEMLPVGLLTSIAADLGVSAGTAGLTMSAPGLVAALSAPALAVATRRLDRRTVLLGLMALLAVANLAGALAPTYPVMLVARVITGVSIGGFWAFAAGLGTRLAPERHVGRATSIILSGVSVASVLGVPAATFVSSFAGWRTAFAAMGVLALALLALLAATVPPLPGEARGARAGQLSGPLKVALVLTVLIVSGHFAAYTYVRPFLEQVAHAGPALVSTALLVYGAAGVLGNFAAGARAARNPQPVLIMLAALMALATAALPLLGLPLAALVVWGLGYGGVGVTLQLWIMREGGGELGTALFVAAFNLSIALGALAGGRIVDGVSISAVMWLGAALSVLAAVVAGMWGRSRTTGS